The following is a genomic window from Malus sylvestris chromosome 12, drMalSylv7.2, whole genome shotgun sequence.
ctctcattttgtgagttctagtgaatagtttagtacaaaatgacattagagattattgtgagagaatgatccctatttatagaagagagtttctagttttgttctgacattgacacgtgtcgtgttatgattggcttctgatgttgacacgtgtcgcctgtgattggcttctgatgtcgacacgtgtcacattgtgattggcctcctagttgaagggaagctcttctgggtccttgacggtataacgttgaccggtgctcagtagtttcgggattggtcaagtatggtacaaacataggTCATCCTATAAAGATTACATTTGCAAAACATTAACTAAGTTCAAAATTATTTATCCAATAAGTAGGCAAATCATGTTTCTCGCTTAAACTTCCAAAGTTTGAGAATGTTAGCCAAATGGGTATAACAATTTTTACTTTGTTGATTTTTGCAAAGTTGATCTCTAAATATAATCTAAAAATTAGACAATTCGAATCATCAAGCAACTTGCAGTATATCTAGGCGCTAGACGGCTGACTACTGTCCCGATTAATccctaggcatttgaaaattaataaagggCGTCCAGACCTGCTTAGGTGTTAGCCTAGCTTGCCTAGGCGCCCGCTTAGACACGCTTAGGTCGTGACGCTCACATATAAAGAAAATCGATCTTtcattttgtgttttattttttttaataaaatgtcaGAGACTTGTTGActacttggatgaacactcattaatGTTTGCTCCCcttgttttcaatatgttctaatactttataatctagaTGTCaatttattttgcaatttatgtattccaatacaattatgtattaaGTATAAgaagacacttatttatacgatatataataaatgtacttaaatccgcctaagACCCCGCCCTAACCACCTAGGCGCTAGACCCCAACCCGCAGcctgactagcgcctaacgcATTTTAGAATCTTAACAAATAGAAGTTGATCAATTAATGGAATATATCAAGCTGAGAGTGCACATGTGTGGCAAGATAATGGTTTGTCTTTAATCAAATGGTCAAAAGCAGTAACCACCAAACCCTTTATCCCTAGCCGTCCAAAATGGTGATGAAAGTTTGACCATAATCAAGATCGGGTGGTTGACGTCTTAAGATCCTAATTATTTAAGTATGTCAAGTGCATGTATAGTACGCATAAAAATATGAATAAgacatgaatatatatatatatatatagacacatatACATGTATATACATATCTATATAGTATATAATCGAATGTGATGCGCGTGAGATGAATAATTTTCCAGAGTATATAAGGAGGGGGTAGGCTTGGCAGAGACGTTTTAACCATTTCTTTCTATATAACTTAGCACAGAGAGGAGAAGAGGGAGGAACAAAGCCCTTACATTTCTCATGAACTCTGGAGTCGTGTTGGGTTTCTATTGTTGGGGTTGGGAGTTCTTAACTGCCCTCCTTCTCTTCTCCCCTTATCATCTTTAATCTCCTTCTTTTAATTatcctcttcttttcttctagctcgatctctctctctctctttgtcagAAGTAGTTCAGTTCCAATATTAGATACTAAGTAGATGGAGGGTGTGTGTGATGAGCAGAAGGGTTTGTTGGAATATGTTAGGAAGTCAAGCCCGCCACCTTTCCTGTTGAAGACCTACATGCTGGTGGAGGATCCAGCAACGGACGACGTGATATCCTGGAACGACGATGGGTCGGCGTTCGTGGTGTGGCAGACGGCGGAATTTGCCCGGGATCTCCTCCCAACACTCTTCAAGCACAGTAACTTCTCTAGCTTTATCAGGCAGCTAAATACTTATGTACGTATAAATTTATTAATCCGCATATATGTGTTAGATTTATTCTTAGAATCATGCATATGTtagattaaaaaagaaattactACCTTAAACTTCATTTGATTCATgataaaatggaaaaaaataaaaaggaaattaagaaaattaagaaaataaatatataagaaTAAAAATAGTCTCCATTTGGCGAAGTTGACCTAGTTCCTTGAATTTTCTATAGTCAAACTTTTTGGGGGTAGGTATGAAAGGGTCTACTATATGATATTCTTTTTGTTATTAGATGGACTAACAAACTTTCATCTATatgatttttataaataaaacatttttgttttgagtcttacaTCCGAACTTTCACGACGTTCCAAAGCATGAAATTGACATATTTTATGAATCTTTAATATAATTGGAGCCGGCTAAGTCATGAAGAATAATAAATTAATGTGGACTTTTGAGTATGACAGGGGCCTGTCAAGATAAGAAAATGGGAACTTGCCAATGTTCAATGATAAGCAATTATGCAGtttgaacttttctttaaggTAGAAAGTTGTgcacacgttttttttttttttttttctttacttaccgagagaaaaacacaaaatatattttatagaCTTTCACCagttttgaatcatttcaaaaagAGACAATAGCCACCTAACAAACCTAgtccaaaaacaaacaaatcgaAATTTAAAATCTCAGCCATGCTTCCAATGAACATGTTACTTACTTAACTAAgccaaaactaaaaactaaaaccaTCTATAAAAGCTTCAAACTAATTTTAGATTCGTGAAATTAATTTCTGCCCTTTGGCAAAATCAGTTTCACAATTCATGCAGTTCTACAagattattttcaaaattttctacacttctgcaaaatcaatttcaaaattacAGCACTTCTGCAAGACcgatttcaaaatttcaacactTATGCAagataagtttaaaaaaatttagtctacaaaatAAGTTTCAAAATTCAATATTTATGCAATATTAGTTTTAAAATCCTTACACTTGTGCAAGATCAGTATCCAAAATTTTAGTCTACAAGATAAGTTTCAAAATTCCAGGATTTTTGCAATATTAGTTTCAAAATCCCAACATTTGTGCAAGATCGGTTTCAAAATTCCTGCATCCAAATAATTAAAACCTCAAAAATCAAATACCTTGAAAAAACAATACTATAATcaaacatcaaaataaaaaatctcaatcaTTCTCATAGAAGAAAAAATACTCCTAAATCTAGGGAATAAtacaaagaagaagaggatggGAGAGAGAAGTAGGTATAAGAAGTAGGAGAGATAGAGAAGGACGAAGGAGGAGAAGAGAGGAAAGACAGAGAGGTAGGAAAATGaggagacagagagagaaataaggagTTAGAGACCCAACTTTCAGACATATAGGGGTAGAATTGTAAATGCAAAGACAATTTAAAAAACGATGAAGACATCACATGCCATATAAATAAGTTTCTTTCCTCcatgaaataaatgaaaaactTTTTCGCTCTACAAAATATAGCCTTATATTTTGACTCAATGTGTAATTTCTCCAAAAAGGCATGTGGAGGTGAAAAATATGTGTagaaatcatttttctttatttatactaTTTTTTGTTGAATATTTATACTAATTAGATTAAAAGTTTGAAATTAGTATCTCTTttaattttggaaagaaaatgtTTCTAAACAAAAAGTTAGGTAGAATCTCTCCAATCAtgcttttttttaaataaaattctaataaaaaaaaagaagggaaagcTATCTTAGAGTACCTTTAGAGAATAATACTCTATCCACACCCAATAGTTTATGGAATCATAAGACTATTTTCAATAATGCTATCcatttttaagttaaataataattaaaatgacTAGAGAGTTATTTTGGGAGCTCTTTATAAAATACTTACTCAAACAATACCTCTTGTTTAGAGGTTCATAATGACCATAAGTTAAAGAAAAGAATCTCCAATCACGTTTTCTATTTTTCAGTtgaataaaaactaaaacaactaGAAAGTTATCTTACAAGTTCTATACTTCAACAACACTCTCTAGTTTAGTTAATAATGATTAATTAGTATAAGCAATAAGAATAAAGTTTGTGTCTAATACATACCACAAAAATAGGCATACAAAAtatgaaactttaacgaaaagcacccggtactgttcactttaatgaaaaatcacatttttacactaaaaagtcaatcctggtactattcactttaccctttattttatttttatcattaaaactcaaagttttcaaacatttttcactAGTTTTTCTTACAAAATAAGGAGCTACTAGAATTTCTTTATcgatttcatttattttttatctgaCTAGTAACCTTCACACGTGCTGCTATTCATGTGCTTAGGAGAAAGTTATTGCAGTAGAGAATAAACATAAAAGGTGGAGGGTAAGATGAAAAGAGGATATAATTGAATTACAATAATGCCCTTGAATATTTTAACATTCTTTGGCATTTATGGCTCTAATTGTCCTTTAATCCTGTTTAGTTCACAAAGAGGATATCGGGGGACACCTATTATTTGACATAGTTTGTAGGGCTCATTTGTAACTTTTTCAACATTCCGGACCGTCTCGATTTCAATTCATCATTCATAAATCATCCTtagaaaaaattaaacaaatccaaaattattaagatatttatttataatgaatAATGGACGAACACGGTTgtacaaagaaacactaaaatgaccattatttaatccaacggtcaaTAGTTTTGGCTTTGAGTGATTTCTGGTAGACATGATTTTTAAAAGAAGACCTTAAAAATATACGATTAGatcgttaaaatacattacaacCCTGCGAAATCTGTGTCAAAAAAATATGTGTACCTCAATTCTAActcttaaaaatattataaattaagTTGACATTAGGAAACTGATGTGGGTAGAAAGCCTATCATTGCTAATATAGGTAGGGAATTGCGGatgtaatgtgtgtgtgtgtataatgaACTCTTACAATGGTTTGGTATTAACCTCATGTGTAATCAAATGCCATGCGTATATATAGGGATTTCGCAAAGTTGCCACAAACAGGTGGGAGTTCTGCAACGACAAGTTCCGAAAGGGCGAAAAGGATCAGCTATGTGACATCCGTAGAAGAAAAGCATGGGCCACCAAGCCACAGCCGATCAACAATGCAGTAACCGAGAAAGCTGGAGCAGCTGCACTACTACCAAATGAGTTTGATGAAGACCAAAGGTCCTCCTCAACTTCATCATCATCTGAGTTCTGCTCTCTCGTTGACGAAAACAAACGGCTGAAGCAGGAGAACGGCGTTTTGAGCTCAGAGCTTATGAGCATGAAACAGAAGTGCAACGAGCTTCTCCATTTGGTGGCAAGGTATGGAGACTCAGCtgagaaagaggaggaagataATGAAAGAGTTCCAAAGTTGTTTGGAGTGAGACTGGAGGTTgcgggagagagggagaggaagagaaagagagctgaAATTAGTAAAAACGCAAGCGTTTTACTATCTCAAGCATGCAAATAAAAAAGTCGCATCCATTTAATTGTGTAGAAAAAGATTTCGAATACAGTGACATTTTAAATAAGCTAGCCATAGCTACTTAAAATCAAGTGGCTTCGGTAGACTAATCAAATGACCATACTTTTAAATTATTCATGTATGAAACGTATGTAAATTCTTATACATGCAGTGTTAATTAGAACCAAAGGGGATAAAAAAGGCATCAGAATTGTAAACTGGTACAACATATATTTGAAATGCTTCCATTTGTTTAAATCAGTGTTTTAAAATACTTGCCTTGGTACAGCTTCCGTGGCTGGGTTCTGCGGAGCTGCTTGATTGGATTTGGCGTTGGCTGTAGGATTTCTTCCGAGTTAATCCGGAAAATTTTGAAGGTGGTGGATGCTGGGGTCTTGAAGCTTCCTTTGTTCTGTTTGTAGGGCTGGGCTCTTTTTCGAGCTTTGGTGGGTTTGTTGGGAGGCCCATTTGTGTGTATGTATCTTGTTTGTATGTGGGCCTCTGATTGTAATCTAAAGTTTGGAATAAAATTGTCTCCTTTCTTCGGAAAggttctttcaaaaaaaaaaagacttgccTCGGGGCACGCTTAGGCTGCCTTAGAGGCGGGGCTGCAGcatttttgtctttgttttatGGGAGTCGGCGAAATATTCGCCTAGGTTTCTTGGGGCACACATAGGCGCTTGAGGCGTCGATTGGGcatccctttttcttttttaagttgCGAAAATCTGGAAATTTTTTAGAGTTGCAGAGCTATTTTGAGTTGCAGGCAATGAACACCAGCGAAGGAGATGAAGAAGACAGCTATGTTTTTTAGGCTGAGTtggtgtttttaattttttttttctttttttaatgtttaaactGATCCCACTTTTCTACATTTATTACCTCATTATcttcacttttttatttttattatttttttaaagtaacCCCACTTAAAGACATTTTTGTTGCCCCactatcttctttctcttcactttttgtttataatatttattttcctCATATACTAGATGTATATATTAGATAagcattgttttatttttattttttagtacaACGGTATATTTTACATTAAGCGGGAAGGGAAGTTCggctaagtcacacaatgagcaacctaatttggtattgaattctcTATTcacaagattcgaacctaagacctctcacttacaagtgaagaggaataccactacaCCATAGTATTGAGTggcttattttgtttttgtttttattattttcctgAATATTCTCATGATTGGCCGTAGGAAAAAACATCTTTTTATTTGTATTATACTTTTTTTAATGTTATattattccttttgttttttttacaattaaattCAAACACTGTAATGTAATGTCCGTTTTCTGATTCTGTTTTTTTACATTTGCAGCATCTGTTTCCTGgctctcttttgttttttttggtttttttttttttttttttttgaattgagCTGACTCCTCCATGTAAAcgaagggtgagagagagagagagagagagagagagagagagagtgtgtgtgtgtgtgtgtgtgtgtgtgtgtgtgtgtgtgtgtgagtgatAGAGTATACATGTTCTAACTATTTAGGATTCAGATCCTCCCAAGATCAGTTCCATAGGAATAGAAATCCAACGGCCAAAGTCTCTTCCCCTGCCTCTCTTCCCCCTCCACTAATTTTTCTCCCTCGCACCCCCACACCCCTCCTTTGTTAACAaaccccaaattcaattgcatgTCATCTGTGCTCTAAGTCGGATTTATTTTTTTGCTATCCCTTACTGTTTTAGCTTTTTATTTGTcatctcttccttcttcatctttgaGATTTCTGTCTCTATAATtcttccatagttatgaaaaaAATCTCTACAACCTTTGTTCGACCCCTTTTTTGTTGGTTCAAGGTTGAGAGCTTCGaagtgagggagaaagagaagagtTGAGGGGAAAAGATGAAGGATAAGAGATTTTGGCCGTTGGATTTGTATCACTGGATGAGATCCATCGGTCCAGAGGATCTCCACAAAATTGATCCGGAGAGAATCTAAGTCCGTATTTATAATAGCTTAAGCTCATATGACATTTATAGAGAGAGAATGATAGAATAGTCAAATTCTAACTATTTATAATGACTTAAAGCCTATGTAGCATCATCATTGACCTAcgcctaattaataaaaatgtatcattaattaagtccaaaacaaaaatatgtcATAGATATATGgcttaatattaaatttttattaacttttggctaaattaccttatatatatgaaaaaacCTCACACCTCAAGGCTTTCGCCTAGACGGGGCTATCCATCAAACGCCTCGCCCACACCTTCGTCTTTTAAAACATTAGGTTAAATTGAAGTTTCTTCAATCCCTCCATGTAGTGTCAGTTTATTGTCTATGTATGTGAGATGGATTAGTTCAACGTAAATTTTTACGTCCTCCCAAGTAATGTACTATGAACATCTAGTTTGAGGTTATATATTGTATTTGAGCACAATGAAGGTGTGGGGTTGGGGGTTGATGTGGAATGTGGAGAAACGGGGATCTGGAGAGGGCGTTAGgtgtggttgtggttgtggttgGGTGGGGTTTGGTTGCGTGGTGGCTGATGCGGTGGCGTTGAAGGGTTGAGAATGGTATTAGGAAGTCAAATATATTTTAGGAATATTGTAAATATTGTATTAGTTTTGTATCCTTATTTGTAATCCTAGATTGTAGCCTTTACTTATTGTACAAGGAAAACAATATCTACATATAAACGTATCTCGATCAACGGAATTATTTTGGCGTTCTCCAATGGGACTAATTTTATTGGTTCGACTACTAATGGCTTAgtgaaaaatattaattatatgAAGCCTGTGAAAATTCATTGCCATACAGTGGTGGTTGGTTTTCAAGTTTATGCTCatataattttgtattttggcaCTAATATTGAttaagcttcaacaccaaacaAGGGCGCAAGTTGTTTCAGTATAAAAGTTTATAGGGTCTTGAATGGTTGTTTGCttaaaatttttagttttacgCTCCCTTGACTCCATTGAAGCAAAATTCAAGGAGTCCAAAAAAGCTGAAACTGGAACGCTTATGAACACATCCTGATAACCACGAAATATATTGGTGAAGGTGTAAGAGAGCACATTATGTCCATGGCTGATGTAGCTGCCAAACTTGATGCCCTAAATATTAAGATTGAAGACCCCTTTATGGTCCATCTAGCTCTCAATTTTGAATCATTCATTCATCAAATACGTCTTCTTCCGTGATCCATTTCATCTCAACTAGATTTAGTTATCAAAAGGCCTACCCAAAaggaatttaaaattaaacaagaaTATGTGTCACTATCCGTAGTTCAAGGGCAGTCTTCAACAGGCTGACTCCAGCAGCCAGACCAACAAAGAAAGTTTAATGAAGTAGTCTCAATTGAAGAGTAGTTATATTGCTCAAAAGGAAAAGTGGGAGCTGAATGAGTTTATTGCAACGAGAAGGGTAAGAGACAACATGATGCAGAAACAAATCCTTCCAATCCTCCCAATGAAAGAGAGAAACATCTTCCGAGAGTCAATCACAGGGCCAATGAAAGAGTGAACGCTAGAGGGAATAACCGCTTGAGGGTGCAACAATGCATGTCACAAACTCTTTACTGGCTACGATAGTAAGAAAGTGATACAGGTGCAACAATCCCCCTTGATTCGGGTTTAGATAGAGTGGTGAGTTTGCAGATGATCTTGGCTGCTGCTGACCCCAAGCCATAGCACGGTGTCTGCGGCTCAGCGGCCGGAGGAGCTGCTATTAGGGTTTTCTGTTTGGGTCGCGGGGTGAGAGGGGAGGCGAGAGAAAAGGTTCCTCTTTTTACCACTGTTGTAGTGCATTACTTACTCTTTCTAATGTTTCCCAACTTGAAAACGAGCCACGGTGCCACGGAGCCGCGGGGCGCCATGGCAGAGTTGAGTTATTCTACGTTGTTGAACGTTTTGTACACGAAGGATCTATCACCCCTTAACTCCTAGGTAAGGGTTTTAAGTAATAACAGAAGGCACGACTTTGGGCATTCCTCGCCTCTGTGAGTCATGTCGTCATCAAGTATGATATAATGGGTATAACTCTAATCTGTAATTTCGCAACAAATTACTTTTCACCGAATTTCGATCTTATGTACAAATTTCGTTTCTGATATTTACAGTCTCTGATGGTCTCAACCTTAAAAGCGGGGCCAGATAGTGATTTGCCGAGTGCTGTCAAAGTGTTCAAATTAGATTTGCCTCAATAGACGGTTAAGATCTCACGAGTTAGCCGCAAAAtggttgaaaatagtttcaagaGTGGACTGGCTAATACTGTATTCCGCAATGCCAAGTTGATGTCTGGAAAAGAGAGAACGTAAACACTGGTCAGACTGAGCTCGAGGAAATATGAACAGACAGAAAAGACATGATGAAATTCACCTGCTCCGTTCAAGGTGCCCAAAGACATCTGCAAGCGAGAGGCCCTGTCCATATGGCAACTGCAATAAAAGTTGAGATAAATTACAAGTTGCTATCCGTACTTAACATACGCGCATATTAATCTTGTTAGAGCCACAGGTGAATCCTAGAGATCCCCGATCAACATTCATCCTACTGGCCATCGTTAAGTAGAGAGGTTTACATCGCCCCAAGGAAAAGGTACTCGGGCATCTGAAACACTTCAAAATAGACGCACCTTGCCCCACACTAACCAGAAATCAAGAATTCAGGGATAAGGGTGAGAATATGAATGGATTAGGGTCCAACCTCTCCTAGCATTTTATTTCTGAAAACTGTAGTAAACCAACTAGCAGTTTATTGAACGGCTTTCAAGAGGACCGCttagcaaaacaaaagaagaaattgaagcTTGCATTTTCAAGATTTGAGAATGCCTCTGTGGAACTCAAATTCTCAAAACTTTTCTTGGAGATGAAAATAGTGAAAAAACCAACAAAAGTAGGCAATCTGTAACTGCGGACGACATTTATGAGAACTATTTCAACAAACTGACACTACCACAGGGTAGTAGAAAACAAGCTAAGAAAGCTAACCCTAAAATAATAATGGTTTTACAACGTAGTGCCAAATATTTTCATTTCCGTCGTGACTTTACCATTTAACATTGCATGACCAAGTTCAGAAAACTAAAGATGAAGACACTACTATGGTGTGTTAATGAACACAGGCTCCACCGACCCACTATGAAAGCTATTCTAATTCTTATGTGGCCGACACGCACTTGCACACTCATAGACAGTATTTTTGTTCCTATGTGGACCACTGATTGGCTAGTTACGGGCTCACAGTCTGAGCATTTAGACAGCGTGTTATGTTATGGACCTAATAGTATCCGGAATATGAAAAAGTTTGCATTATCCAAAGTACGTCTTTCAAACCATTGAATGCTTGATGGATTTGGACTAGACAGCAGAACAGAGATTAAgatctattcttttttttttttctttaaattccaTTATCCACACAAATGAAATCAACAAGAACTACAATTTTTAACATTAATATAAGATAAATTCTACCTGGTATTTAGCACTCAAGCCATTAAACCCCTGGAATATTGCACCAGGGAATGATGTGAGGACAAATGAATCAATTGCTGAAAACTTCTCATTGGACAACCACCACTCAGAAAATATTGGCAATGGTATACCCCCTGCACAAAATCCAAGAGTAAGGAAAAATATagcaagacaaagaaaaaacaacaaagaaataAATTTTAACCCTAAGCCCTAAACCCCGGGACCTTTCTGACATCTTCATGTCATCACACCGTCACGAAAAtagagcaaaaattgtacagcAGTCTATGCCCATCCAAAATTTCCAATCAAGTAAGAAagccaaaaaaattcaaagttaaACGAACACAAGTTAATAAGTGCATGTATCCTTCATACCATCTCGAACCAACTGCTCAATTAACTGTTCACCAATCACCCCATCAGAAATTGGCAGCGGAGATATTAGTGTCTTTATTCTTTCTTCATTGCCAAGCCATCGTCCAATCATAATTATCATTTCTCGCGACAAACTAATCTCTGCCACTGTGGCATTTTCAGCCAGAATGGAGTCTGCCCCAATGCATATTTCAAGGCCATCAAGTAAGCTCCTGGGATGGGATGGAACAGATGACAGCCATTCTTGAATAACTCGGCACAGATTTTGTAAGTCCACAGAGCTGACTTCAAAAGGTTTAACCTAAGAGCAGgcaacaaagtttaaaatatttcaatgtGCCCGTATATATCATGTCCTGTTATAATTCTTTCAAACCACCCCACTCTACAATGAAGGGAAATaaggaaaagaagagagaaatacCTCTAGCTCAAGATGATTTCCAAATCGAGTTTTCAAATGCTGGGGACTACCAATGCATCTTAATCGACCTCCgaccttaaaaaaaatcatcatagTGGTGATACAGTGATCTCAACAGTAGAAACAGTAGAGTAGTGTTTCAAGTCGAGTGGTAAGGTAAGTAGGTACCATGATCCCCATACGAGTGCAAAGTGCTTGAGCTTCATTCATGCTATGCGTAGTAAGTATTACTGCTGTCTTTCCTCGTCTGGTTGATAGACGAGATATCACTTCCCACATGAATCTTTTGGCAATTGGATCCATACCTAGTACCATTAATAGTCAGCAAAAATTCTAACTCTACCCAAATAAAAAGCAAATACTTTTATATGGTGCACACAATAGTTTCCATAGAA
Proteins encoded in this region:
- the LOC126591821 gene encoding heat stress transcription factor B-3-like, whose product is MEGVCDEQKGLLEYVRKSSPPPFLLKTYMLVEDPATDDVISWNDDGSAFVVWQTAEFARDLLPTLFKHSNFSSFIRQLNTYGFRKVATNRWEFCNDKFRKGEKDQLCDIRRRKAWATKPQPINNAVTEKAGAAALLPNEFDEDQRSSSTSSSSEFCSLVDENKRLKQENGVLSSELMSMKQKCNELLHLVARYGDSAEKEEEDNERVPKLFGVRLEVAGERERKRKRAEISKNASVLLSQACK